From Microbacterium invictum, the proteins below share one genomic window:
- a CDS encoding ABC transporter permease subunit: protein MSALGEIRSLSRKKGSTANDTESRKDNKAAAIFLAPWIVGLLAITLGPMLASLYLAFTDYNLLQTPEFTGLENIQRMLGDERLAKSLSVTFTYVLVSVPLQLIAALLLAMLLDRGLRGLAFYRSILYLPSLLGASVAIAVLWRLVFGADGLFNAFLEVFGIRGQSWIASPDTALGTIILLHVWTFGAPMVIFLAGLRQIPRELYEAASTDGAGPWRKFWNITVPMLSPIIFFNLVLALIGGFQSFTQAFIVSGGSGGPADSTLFFSLYLYQEGFQSFRMGYASALAWLLLIIIGAFTALNFWASKYWVFYDD, encoded by the coding sequence GTGAGCGCGCTCGGCGAGATCCGCTCGCTCAGTCGCAAGAAGGGTTCGACGGCGAACGACACCGAGAGCCGCAAGGACAACAAGGCCGCCGCGATCTTCCTCGCGCCGTGGATCGTCGGCCTCCTGGCCATCACGCTCGGACCCATGCTGGCTTCGTTGTACCTCGCGTTCACCGACTACAACCTGCTCCAAACCCCCGAATTCACGGGACTGGAGAACATCCAGCGCATGCTGGGCGACGAGCGCCTGGCGAAGTCTCTGAGCGTGACCTTCACGTACGTGCTCGTCTCCGTACCGCTTCAGCTCATCGCCGCACTGCTCCTGGCGATGCTTCTGGACCGAGGGCTCCGTGGCCTGGCGTTCTATCGATCGATCCTCTACCTCCCCTCGCTTCTCGGCGCGAGCGTCGCCATTGCCGTGCTGTGGCGACTCGTCTTCGGCGCCGACGGACTGTTCAACGCCTTCCTCGAGGTGTTCGGGATTCGCGGTCAGAGTTGGATCGCCTCTCCGGACACGGCATTGGGCACGATCATCCTGCTTCATGTGTGGACCTTCGGTGCGCCGATGGTGATCTTCCTCGCCGGGCTCCGTCAAATCCCGCGGGAACTCTACGAAGCGGCCTCGACGGACGGAGCCGGGCCGTGGCGGAAGTTCTGGAACATCACCGTTCCCATGCTGAGCCCGATCATCTTCTTCAATCTCGTCCTAGCGCTGATCGGCGGATTCCAGTCCTTCACCCAGGCGTTCATCGTCTCGGGTGGCTCGGGTGGACCCGCGGATTCCACTCTGTTCTTCTCCCTCTACCTGTACCAGGAGGGTTTCCAGAGCTTCCGGATGGGCTATGCCTCCGCGCTGGCGTGGCTGCTACTCATCATCATCGGCGCATTCACCGCCCTGAACTTCTGGGCCTCCAAGTATTGGGTTTTCTACGATGACTGA
- a CDS encoding carbohydrate ABC transporter permease produces the protein MTDTIAPATVTAVLPPGAPIPRPTRAGLGGRRVASVVKHLCLVLICLVMLYPLLWMVASSVRPNDQIFGNAGLFVDVFDFSHYPDGWNALSHPFSTYLLNSALIVLGCVIGNLISCSMAAYAFARLRFRFKTLAFVIMLVTIMLPIHVLIIPQYVLYSQIGWLNTFLPLIVPKFLATDAFFIFLMVQFIRGIPRELDEAARIDGAGHARIYFQLMLPLMVPALATTAIFTFIWTWNDFFSQLIFVTKPDLYTVPVALRSFIDAQTQSDYGALFAMSIVSLVPIFLVFLFGQRFLLQGIATTGGK, from the coding sequence ATGACTGACACGATCGCGCCTGCCACCGTGACCGCCGTCCTCCCCCCAGGCGCCCCCATCCCGCGGCCCACTCGCGCGGGACTCGGAGGACGTCGGGTCGCTTCCGTCGTGAAGCACCTCTGCCTCGTCCTGATCTGCCTGGTGATGCTCTATCCGTTGCTGTGGATGGTCGCCAGCTCCGTCCGACCGAACGATCAGATCTTCGGGAATGCCGGCCTGTTCGTCGACGTGTTCGACTTCAGCCACTACCCGGATGGGTGGAATGCGCTCAGCCATCCCTTCAGCACGTATCTGCTGAACTCCGCGCTCATCGTGCTCGGCTGCGTGATTGGGAACCTCATCTCGTGCTCGATGGCCGCCTACGCCTTCGCGCGGCTCAGGTTCCGATTCAAGACGCTGGCGTTCGTGATCATGCTCGTCACGATCATGCTGCCGATCCACGTCCTGATCATTCCTCAGTACGTGCTCTATTCGCAGATCGGGTGGCTGAACACGTTCCTGCCCCTCATCGTGCCGAAATTCTTGGCGACGGACGCGTTCTTCATCTTCCTGATGGTCCAATTCATCCGTGGCATCCCGAGAGAACTGGACGAAGCAGCTCGCATCGACGGCGCCGGTCATGCGCGGATCTATTTCCAGCTCATGCTCCCCCTCATGGTCCCCGCTCTGGCTACGACGGCGATCTTCACGTTCATCTGGACGTGGAACGACTTCTTCAGCCAGTTGATCTTCGTGACGAAACCCGATCTCTACACCGTTCCGGTGGCGCTCCGATCGTTCATCGACGCGCAGACGCAGTCCGACTACGGTGCGCTCTTCGCGATGAGCATCGTCTCGCTGGTCCCGATCTTCCTTGTATTCCTGTTCGGTCAGCGGTTCCTTCTCCAGGGAATCGCGACGACCGGCGGCAAATAG
- a CDS encoding AraC family transcriptional regulator, with amino-acid sequence MRGIHASGGSTGNSYETMWRSQRELARLRATFDTILRSGADVHTWSERTRLLTWRSRMLTNAEYFLGRPAVREVVPRDPRSSVRWHQHDYPSPIARWNFHPEYEVHLITQGTGRYIVGDHIDSFTAGELFLIGPELPHDWISDLEPGEIVVGRDIVMQFHDDWISACAQLLPEITDLSTTLANSTRGIQFLGETAAVGAEQLIAIGSSSGSERLSLIFALFATLAGAPEHERRHLANEWIPTLHDPASADVVSQTLEYVFSNLAGDVRLSTAARMIGMSESAFSRYFHRASGHTFSDMVRRLRLAHACKLLDGTTDAIASIAQTVGYRNLSNFNRQFLAELGCTPLQYRRRVRESPRQGGTAQKETSPARADADVRRTVRGKVR; translated from the coding sequence TTGCGTGGCATCCATGCCAGTGGCGGGAGCACTGGCAACTCCTACGAAACTATGTGGCGAAGCCAGCGCGAACTAGCGCGCCTGAGGGCTACTTTCGATACTATCTTGCGCAGCGGCGCCGACGTGCACACGTGGAGCGAACGAACGCGCCTGCTTACCTGGAGGTCGAGGATGCTGACGAACGCGGAGTACTTTCTTGGCCGGCCGGCCGTGCGCGAGGTCGTGCCGCGCGATCCGCGTTCCTCCGTGCGCTGGCATCAGCACGATTATCCGAGCCCTATCGCACGATGGAACTTCCATCCTGAGTACGAGGTCCACCTCATCACTCAGGGGACCGGTCGCTACATCGTCGGCGACCACATCGACTCCTTCACCGCTGGCGAACTGTTCCTCATCGGCCCGGAACTCCCGCACGACTGGATCAGCGACCTGGAGCCGGGCGAGATCGTCGTCGGTCGCGACATCGTCATGCAATTCCACGACGACTGGATCAGCGCATGCGCGCAACTGCTGCCGGAGATCACTGATCTGTCGACCACTCTGGCCAATTCGACACGCGGCATCCAGTTCCTCGGAGAGACGGCCGCCGTGGGAGCAGAACAGCTGATCGCCATCGGCTCTTCGTCCGGCTCCGAGCGTCTGAGCCTGATCTTCGCGCTGTTCGCGACCCTTGCCGGTGCCCCCGAGCACGAGCGGCGCCATCTGGCCAATGAGTGGATCCCGACTCTGCACGATCCCGCGTCCGCCGACGTGGTGAGCCAAACACTGGAGTACGTGTTCAGCAATCTCGCCGGCGACGTGCGCCTCTCTACGGCTGCGCGCATGATCGGCATGTCCGAATCCGCGTTCTCGAGGTACTTCCACCGCGCGAGCGGCCACACTTTCAGCGACATGGTCCGCAGACTGCGCCTCGCGCACGCGTGCAAACTGCTGGACGGCACGACGGATGCGATCGCGAGCATCGCGCAGACGGTGGGCTACCGGAACCTTTCCAACTTCAATCGTCAATTCCTGGCCGAACTGGGCTGCACCCCTCTGCAGTACCGGCGTCGGGTCCGCGAGAGCCCGCGACAAGGCGGCACCGCTCAGAAAGAGACTTCCCCTGCGCGAGCCGACGCCGACGTGCGACGCACCGTGCGAGGCAAGGTGCGGTGA
- a CDS encoding ABC transporter substrate-binding protein, protein MQRRRILLAGIAMMTAVGLAGCATGGAGGESAELSDEPVTISLNWWGGDARTQATKEAVALFEAAYPNVTVETSFSDWNGYWDRLATSTAANDMPDVNQFDQLYLASYADRGTLLDLSEVGAQLDTSVIDESILQSGVVDDTQYALPISGTPNGVLINKTLLEKYGIPIPDFDIWTWDDLTEIAQTVSDESGGAEWGINPLALGIDSFAVNVWARQHGEDFYDKEGDLVVSPETIASAWEQGLSWIDSGAAPTADHIAENTANTLDQTDFALGRVAMIFAGVSQLASYQAAAPTQELIVGNWPTDSETVEGFQYFKPVQYWTVSSRSEHPAEAAALISFLTSDPEVAKLFGTDRGVPANPTARDTIESSLDPAGMLTLEFTTAMAEQVKNPPAITPNGASTVDATLARYYQQVLFGQVEPVDAAEQFIKEIQASIDAAK, encoded by the coding sequence ATGCAACGACGCAGAATCCTGCTCGCCGGAATCGCGATGATGACCGCCGTCGGCCTCGCCGGCTGCGCCACCGGTGGCGCGGGAGGAGAATCTGCCGAGCTCAGTGACGAGCCGGTGACGATCTCCTTGAACTGGTGGGGAGGCGACGCCCGCACGCAGGCGACGAAGGAAGCCGTCGCGCTCTTCGAGGCGGCCTATCCGAATGTAACCGTCGAGACATCCTTCTCCGACTGGAACGGATACTGGGACCGTCTTGCGACGAGCACCGCCGCGAACGACATGCCCGATGTAAACCAGTTCGACCAGCTGTACCTCGCGTCGTACGCGGATCGAGGAACGCTGCTCGACCTGAGCGAAGTGGGTGCTCAGCTCGATACCAGCGTCATCGACGAGAGCATCCTACAGTCGGGCGTCGTCGACGACACTCAGTACGCGCTTCCGATCAGCGGCACGCCGAACGGCGTGCTGATCAACAAGACGCTCCTCGAGAAGTACGGGATTCCGATCCCGGACTTCGACATCTGGACGTGGGACGACCTGACCGAGATCGCCCAGACCGTCTCCGATGAGTCCGGCGGAGCGGAGTGGGGCATCAATCCCCTCGCGCTCGGAATCGATTCGTTCGCGGTCAACGTCTGGGCCCGCCAGCACGGCGAGGACTTCTACGACAAGGAGGGCGATCTCGTCGTCTCTCCGGAGACCATCGCCAGCGCCTGGGAGCAGGGACTCAGCTGGATCGATTCAGGCGCCGCGCCCACGGCTGACCACATCGCCGAGAACACGGCGAACACTCTGGACCAGACTGACTTCGCGCTCGGGCGCGTCGCCATGATCTTCGCCGGTGTGAGCCAGCTCGCGTCGTATCAGGCCGCCGCTCCGACCCAGGAGTTGATCGTCGGCAACTGGCCGACCGACTCCGAGACAGTGGAGGGCTTCCAGTACTTCAAGCCCGTCCAGTACTGGACGGTGTCGTCGCGAAGCGAGCACCCGGCCGAGGCGGCCGCGCTGATCAGCTTCCTCACGAGCGATCCCGAGGTGGCGAAGCTGTTCGGGACGGACCGTGGGGTGCCCGCGAACCCGACCGCGCGCGACACCATCGAGTCCAGCCTGGATCCTGCGGGCATGCTCACCCTCGAGTTCACGACCGCGATGGCGGAGCAGGTGAAGAACCCGCCCGCGATCACCCCGAACGGCGCGAGCACGGTAGACGCGACCTTGGCTCGCTACTACCAGCAGGTCCT